Proteins found in one Magnolia sinica isolate HGM2019 chromosome 5, MsV1, whole genome shotgun sequence genomic segment:
- the LOC131247200 gene encoding uncharacterized protein LOC131247200 yields MAEKEGGIVKKGHEEGLKLATSLLEEFELPLGLLPLLDVIEVGFVRGTGYMWIVQQKKVEHNFKMVSKLVSYDTSIYGYVGRKKIKKLKGVKAKELMLWPPVNEITVDDPPTGKIHFKSLAGITKTFPVEAFAAGQ; encoded by the coding sequence ATGGCTGAGAAAGAAGGTGGCATTGTGAAAAAAGGCCATGAGGAAGGCTTGAAATTGGCAACCTCTCTCTTAGAAGAGTTTGAACTCCCACTAGGCCTCCTCCCTCTATTGGACGTGATCGAGGTTGGTTTTGTACGTGGGACCGGTTACATGTGGATCGTCCAACAGAAGAAGGTAGAACACAACTTCAAGATGGTCAGTAAGCTGGTGAGCTACGACACCAGCATCTACGGCTACGTGGGGAGGAAGAAAATCAAGAAGCTCAAGGGAGTGAAGGCTAAGGAGCTGATGCTGTGGCCCCCAGTTAATGAGATCACCGTTGATGACCCTCCTACTGGGAAGATCCACTTCAAGAGTCTCGCAGGGATCACGAAGACGTTCCCAGTGGAGGCTTTTGCGGCGGGCCAGTGA
- the LOC131245376 gene encoding uncharacterized protein LOC131245376 → MCAAPTLQSPRPMTSPRPMVPTTRLKKPILPSLNNLQTTLLFLLIFTVPTLLLFHTPPLPSSTLPPSQPWSGDLRKAHFAWNRLTFDDHSPPHVPLKLAVFSRKWPISAAPGGMERHALTLHSALARRGHQVHVYTSAPPQGIQGPHGDGNGNSSPHVHFLDGPPGQWRHNDAWAQFESENQREPFDVVHSESVALPHWLARNVPNLAVSWHGIALESVQSSIYQDLTSKPNEPMSPSFNKSLALALPKVLNEIRFFKSYKHHVAISDSSGEMLRDVYQIPEGRVHVILNGVDETEFAPDMGLGLEFRAQYGVPHNASLVMGVSGRLVKDKGHPLLHEAFSKLMIKHPNVYLIVAGAGPWEQRYRDLGPRVVALGTLAPTKLRSFYNSIDIFVNPTLRPQGLDLTLMEAMQCGKPILATRFPSIKGSIAIDQEFGHMFAPNVESLLEALEVVVDEGPDRLAMRGRACRKYAISMFTAHKMALAYERLFLCIKNETFCKYPLA, encoded by the coding sequence ATGTGTGCAGCTCCCACACTCCAAAGCCCAAGACCGATGACCAGCCCAAGGCCTATGGTCCCAACCACCAGACTCAAAAAACCCATTCTCCCCTCCCTTAACAATCTCCAAACCACCCTTCTCTTCCTTCTCATCTTCACCGTCCCTACTCTCCTCCTCTTTCATACACCTCCCCTCCCTTCCTCCACCCTTCCCCCCTCACAACCATGGTCCGGCGATCTCCGCAAAGCCCACTTCGCATGGAACCGTCTCACGTTCGACGATCACAGCCCCCCACACGTGCCCCTCAAGCTAGCTGTTTTCTCCCGTAAATGGCCCATCAGCGCCGCACCAGGCGGCATGGAGCGGCACGCACTCACATTACATAGCGCGCTAGCGCGTCGCGGCCACCAAGTGCATGTATACACATCAGCGCCACCGCAGGGCATTCAAGGGCCCCACGGCGACGGCAATGGCAATTCCTCCCCGCACGTGCACTTCCTTGACGGCCCACCGGGCCAGTGGCGTCACAACGATGCGTGGGCCCAGTTCGAGTCGGAGAATCAACGTGAGCCGTTCGATGTGGTGCACTCCGAAAGCGTGGCACTTCCACACTGGCTCGCACGCAATGTTCCCAACCTGGCTGTCTCCTGGCATGGAATTGCACTGGAGAGCGTCCAATCCAGCATCTACCAAGACCTGACAAGTAAGCCCAACGAGCCCATGTCACCTTCCTTCAACAAAAGCTTAGCTCTTGCGCTTCCCAAGGTCTTGAATGAGATCAGATTCTTCAAGAGCTACAAACACCATGTTGCTATCAGTGATAGTAGTGGTGAGATGCTGAGGGACGTGTATCAAATCCCAGAGGGCAGGGTCCATGTCATTctcaacggtgtggatgaaaccgaGTTTGCACCTGATATGGGCCTGGGCCTAGAATTCAGGGCCCAGTATGGTGTGCCCCATAATGCAAGCCTTGTGATGGGAGTCTCAGGGAGGCTAGTCAAGGACAAGGGCCATCCCTTGCTACACGAAGCCTTCTCTAAGCTCATGATCAAACACCCCAACGTCTACTTGATTGTTGCCGGAGCTGGGCCATGGGAGCAACGGTATAGAGATCTCGGGCCCCGCGTGGTGGCCTTAGGCACCTTGGCGCCTACTAAGCTACGGTCATTCTACAATTCTATTGATATCTTTGTAAATCCAACACTTAGACCACAAGGGCTTGATCTGACTCTTATGGAAGCCATGCAATGTGGGAAGCCTATCTTGGCCACCAGGTTCCCCAGCATCAAAGGCAGCATAGCCATCGATCAGGAGTTCGGACATATGTTCGCGCCGAACGTAGAGTCGTTGTTGGAGGCATTGGAGGTAGTGGTGGATGAAGGGCCAGATAGGTTGGCCATGAGAGGAAGAGCTTGTAGGAAGTATGCAATCTCCATGTTTACAGCACATAAGATGGCATTGGCATATGAGAGATTGTTCTTGTGTATAAAAAATGAAACATTTTGCAAGTACCCCTTGGCTTGA